From Ignavibacteriales bacterium, one genomic window encodes:
- a CDS encoding DUF5597 domain-containing protein yields MANAFYAMGQLNAMGYSPFSIESLEHPENNDVSRAYDVLKQLTPLIIAGQGNGTIAGVLLDSAAQKAEVPLGDFIFTIRHEYSWPYAAKSEGENPRFGCLIVMVSSNVYFVAGRGVVVTFQPRSNDGTIAGIGTMESGRFVDRQWAPGIRMNGDQTHQGRHMNLPGNTYSIQKVVLYKYK; encoded by the coding sequence ATGGCAAATGCGTTTTATGCCATGGGGCAGCTGAACGCGATGGGCTATAGCCCGTTTTCCATCGAATCACTTGAACATCCCGAAAACAACGATGTGTCGCGGGCGTACGATGTTCTGAAACAGCTCACTCCGCTCATCATCGCCGGCCAGGGGAACGGAACGATAGCGGGCGTTTTGCTCGACAGCGCGGCTCAGAAAGCAGAGGTCCCGCTCGGTGACTTTATATTCACCATACGGCATGAATACAGCTGGCCCTACGCTGCGAAGAGCGAGGGGGAGAACCCGCGATTCGGATGCCTGATCGTGATGGTTTCGTCGAATGTGTATTTTGTCGCAGGCAGGGGTGTCGTTGTCACGTTTCAACCCCGATCCAACGACGGCACCATAGCCGGGATCGGCACGATGGAGTCAGGCCGGTTCGTTGACAGGCAGTGGGCCCCGGGCATCCGCATGAACGGAGATCAAACTCATCAGGGGAGACACATGAATCTCCCCGGCAACACGTATAGCATCCAAAAAGTAGTACTCTACAAGTACAAATGA